In a genomic window of Caldalkalibacillus salinus:
- a CDS encoding zinc-dependent alcohol dehydrogenase family protein, producing MTEQDNNTAINKSNTKDIQAVKYHQFGDPAEVLKVEKQLNVRPPKQGEVLVRMNARPINPSDLIPITGAYAHRIDVPAVPGYEGIGVVEEVGAGVSKSLLGRRVLPLRGEGTWQTYVRTKAAYAVPVPNEIEDQVAAQLYINPLTAWVTSTDILALCPGDTLLINASHSSLGRLYLQLSQLLGFHVIAVTRHSRERQTLFQLGAQHVINASDTSLYPTVMSLTGGTGVDAAIDMVGGRSGTVLASCVRPSGTYLSLGLLSGTPVKWSQLAQQEIQVQLFHLRHWNAQVSDVTWRGTFQRLFTLMMEQKLQLINPRIAYPLTEVKKAVQDAQLNGRGKVLLT from the coding sequence ATGACTGAACAGGACAATAACACGGCCATTAACAAGTCTAATACTAAAGACATCCAAGCCGTTAAATACCATCAGTTTGGTGATCCAGCAGAAGTCTTAAAAGTTGAGAAGCAGCTTAACGTCAGGCCACCTAAGCAGGGAGAGGTCCTCGTCCGTATGAACGCACGCCCGATCAATCCTTCCGATTTAATTCCCATCACTGGCGCTTACGCTCATCGTATAGATGTACCTGCTGTGCCCGGATACGAGGGAATAGGCGTGGTAGAGGAGGTGGGAGCCGGTGTCTCAAAATCCCTCCTAGGCCGCAGAGTTCTTCCGTTAAGAGGAGAAGGAACGTGGCAGACCTATGTGAGAACAAAGGCTGCATATGCTGTACCAGTGCCAAACGAGATTGAAGATCAAGTGGCTGCACAGTTATATATCAATCCCCTTACCGCATGGGTGACGAGTACAGACATCTTAGCGTTGTGTCCGGGAGATACTTTACTCATCAACGCCAGCCATTCATCTCTAGGCAGATTGTATCTGCAGCTGTCTCAACTCCTCGGTTTTCACGTGATTGCGGTAACCCGTCATAGCAGGGAGAGACAGACGTTATTTCAGCTTGGCGCCCAGCATGTCATTAATGCGTCGGATACATCATTGTACCCGACCGTAATGTCCTTAACCGGGGGTACAGGCGTTGATGCCGCCATCGATATGGTGGGAGGTAGATCTGGAACAGTATTGGCGTCGTGTGTTCGGCCATCTGGTACCTATTTAAGCCTTGGGTTACTATCTGGGACACCTGTTAAGTGGTCCCAATTAGCCCAGCAAGAGATTCAAGTTCAGCTGTTTCATTTACGCCACTGGAACGCGCAGGTGTCGGATGTCACATGGAGGGGAACGTTTCAACGCTTGTTCACCCTTATGATGGAGCAGAAATTACAACTCATCAATCCCCGAATCGCGTACCCCTTAACGGAAGTAAAAAAAGCTGTGCAAGACGCACAGCTCAATGGTAGGGGTAAGGTTCTGTTAACATAA
- a CDS encoding anti-sigma factor domain-containing protein: MTCKHGLTDEVMIDDIQGRLDAHQRQEVQEHLSHCDTCQQAYIAWAETLDHAEIEARPTPNLKRRVMSRVSRDTSKRLHFMQPKILAFLSSVAVLLLIVSIQFKPATNQNQTPTESHAEKTLLSHMQQTEAPFMLEEDTEVYVIVPDIQNNMTGYAWINEQSNEMMLLVDGLPTITINDYQAWIKTTNDVKNAGLFQVNGEVGQLYIQDATINRLEHIMVSREPRGGSYFPTDPDPVLIRLGTK; the protein is encoded by the coding sequence ATGACTTGTAAGCATGGCTTAACAGATGAAGTCATGATCGATGACATCCAAGGGAGATTGGATGCACATCAAAGGCAGGAAGTACAGGAGCATCTGTCACACTGTGACACTTGTCAGCAAGCGTACATCGCATGGGCAGAAACGTTAGATCATGCGGAAATAGAGGCGCGACCCACACCAAATCTTAAGCGTAGAGTGATGAGTCGTGTGAGTAGAGACACATCCAAACGTTTACATTTCATGCAACCGAAAATACTCGCTTTTCTCTCTAGTGTGGCTGTCTTGTTACTTATCGTCTCAATTCAGTTTAAACCGGCTACGAACCAGAACCAGACGCCCACGGAGTCGCATGCTGAAAAAACATTGCTTTCTCACATGCAACAAACCGAAGCGCCATTCATGCTTGAAGAGGACACAGAAGTTTATGTCATCGTACCCGATATACAAAATAATATGACGGGGTACGCTTGGATTAACGAGCAATCGAATGAGATGATGCTCCTCGTGGACGGTTTGCCAACGATTACGATTAATGATTACCAGGCTTGGATAAAAACGACGAACGACGTGAAGAATGCCGGCCTTTTTCAAGTTAATGGAGAAGTGGGTCAGCTGTACATTCAAGACGCGACCATTAACAGACTTGAGCATATTATGGTCAGCCGTGAACCTCGAGGGGGTAGCTATTTCCCGACTGATCCTGACCCTGTGCTGATTCGTTTAGGGACAAAGTAA
- a CDS encoding sigma-70 family RNA polymerase sigma factor: protein MRPPSTPSRGEALLAQVKAGSTDAFEHFYDLYVRYVFGIAMKMLKNKSDAEDLCHDVFLEIYRNPHSFDPQRGSIEAWIAVKTRSRCLDRLRRSKRMLVKEDVEEDLQKASTDHHLVEEQVITHSEHEEVRQALSALPEAQKAAIYGHYFEGHSHRELEHKLKRPLGTIKSLVRYGIQNMRRFYQEQRSFPKARGEKHDL, encoded by the coding sequence ATGCGTCCACCATCTACACCTTCGCGTGGTGAAGCGTTATTAGCGCAGGTGAAAGCAGGTTCAACGGATGCGTTTGAGCATTTTTATGACCTGTATGTGCGCTATGTCTTTGGTATCGCGATGAAAATGTTAAAAAATAAATCTGATGCTGAGGATCTCTGTCATGATGTGTTCCTCGAGATCTACCGTAACCCGCACAGCTTCGATCCCCAGCGAGGCAGTATCGAAGCTTGGATTGCGGTTAAGACCCGAAGTCGTTGCCTCGATCGGCTACGAAGAAGTAAGAGGATGCTGGTCAAAGAGGATGTGGAAGAGGACTTACAGAAGGCGAGTACGGATCACCATCTCGTGGAGGAGCAGGTCATAACGCATTCAGAGCATGAAGAAGTTCGGCAGGCTTTATCCGCTCTACCTGAAGCGCAAAAGGCCGCGATCTACGGTCATTACTTCGAGGGGCACTCCCATCGTGAGCTTGAACACAAATTAAAACGACCGCTCGGGACGATTAAGTCTCTTGTACGATACGGCATTCAGAATATGAGGCGCTTCTATCAGGAGCAAAGAAGCTTTCCCAAAGCAAGAGGTGAAAAACATGACTTGTAA
- a CDS encoding NEW3 domain-containing protein, whose protein sequence is MKRIAYLLLTVMMLSLFQFTPTSMAATGLTLYTSYTGISVTPGESINYQFEIINNTNNVQQVSFDVENLPQDWQYELTSGGWQLQQLSIKPNDSESFSINLDVPLEVDKGAYAFNVLASSTSGLTTTLPATVTVTEKGTFKTELTSEQTNMEGHADATFSYDVSLRNRTAQEQHYALKANAPRGWDVNFQVDGSSVTSVTVESNATQDISVVLSPPQNIEAGEYEVPIAASTSGTSSELTLEAVVSGKYEIELTTPDGKLSEDIVAGRDKVVELLVSNSGTVPLSDITLEGNQPPNWAVEFEPSTINILEPGESETVRATITAGDNAIAGDYVVSMTANTPEASSSADFRMTVETSMLWGVIGVLIIGAVIAGVYYLMRQYGRR, encoded by the coding sequence ATGAAAAGAATCGCTTATCTATTATTGACAGTGATGATGCTGTCGTTATTTCAGTTCACACCAACCTCAATGGCGGCAACTGGATTAACTTTGTACACATCCTATACAGGGATATCAGTCACGCCTGGGGAATCAATTAATTATCAGTTTGAGATCATTAACAATACGAATAACGTCCAACAAGTGTCTTTTGATGTAGAAAATTTACCACAGGATTGGCAGTATGAACTCACATCGGGTGGTTGGCAATTACAGCAATTATCTATTAAGCCAAACGATTCGGAGAGTTTCTCAATCAATCTTGACGTACCTTTAGAGGTGGACAAAGGGGCATATGCTTTCAATGTTCTCGCCAGTAGTACAAGCGGCCTGACCACAACGTTACCAGCGACTGTGACTGTCACGGAGAAAGGGACGTTTAAAACAGAACTCACCTCAGAACAAACGAACATGGAAGGACATGCGGATGCCACTTTTTCATATGATGTTAGCCTCAGAAACCGTACAGCACAGGAACAACATTATGCTTTAAAAGCAAACGCGCCGCGTGGATGGGACGTCAACTTCCAAGTGGATGGCAGTAGTGTCACCTCCGTGACCGTTGAATCGAACGCGACACAGGACATCAGTGTGGTTTTAAGTCCACCACAGAATATCGAGGCGGGTGAGTACGAGGTTCCAATTGCCGCTTCAACAAGTGGAACGAGCTCTGAACTCACGTTAGAAGCGGTGGTGAGTGGCAAATACGAGATCGAGTTAACCACACCCGATGGTAAGCTGAGTGAAGATATCGTCGCCGGACGGGATAAAGTCGTTGAACTGCTCGTGTCTAATTCTGGTACTGTCCCTTTGAGTGACATCACACTGGAAGGCAATCAGCCCCCCAATTGGGCAGTTGAATTTGAACCGAGTACGATTAACATATTAGAACCAGGGGAGTCTGAGACCGTGCGAGCCACGATCACAGCAGGCGACAACGCCATCGCTGGGGACTATGTCGTATCGATGACCGCTAATACACCAGAAGCTTCATCAAGTGCGGATTTCAGAATGACTGTAGAAACCTCTATGTTATGGGGAGTCATTGGCGTCTTGATCATTGGGGCTGTTATCGCCGGGGTTTACTACTTAATGCGTCAGTATGGTAGGAGGTAG
- a CDS encoding ABC transporter permease → MQLKAIYEQWQNRLKEGIGGQRLNVKRQDDTHEASSAHTPALFWVIVRKEMEDQFRSWRFIILFGIIILTCLASLYTALTNIRDVAADLDSSNAYLFLNIFTISDPNGVLPPFITFISFLGPLLGIGLGFDAINAERNRGTLSRIVSQPIPRDYLLNAKFVATLIVISILIFSLGLLVMGTAILSIGLPPTWDEFWRVIAFLCLSVVYIGFWLNLAIFFSVRFKQAATSALASIAVWLFFSIFFSMIVGMVGNAAMPDQNLTPGSASESAMFVQNLSRLNPNYLFSEITTILLTPQIRTLGPLSMEQVVGAIPSPLPLGQSLLLIWPQVTGLVAATVICFGISYVNFMRQEIRA, encoded by the coding sequence ATGCAGCTCAAAGCAATCTATGAACAGTGGCAAAATCGTTTAAAGGAAGGGATAGGAGGACAACGTTTGAACGTAAAAAGGCAAGACGACACTCATGAGGCTTCGTCTGCCCACACTCCTGCACTATTCTGGGTGATCGTCCGCAAAGAAATGGAGGACCAATTTCGAAGCTGGCGGTTTATCATCCTGTTCGGGATTATCATCTTGACTTGTTTGGCTTCACTGTACACGGCTTTAACTAATATTCGTGACGTCGCAGCTGATCTCGACTCGTCAAACGCCTACTTGTTCTTGAATATCTTTACCATTTCTGATCCTAACGGGGTGTTGCCCCCGTTTATCACTTTTATTAGTTTCCTAGGCCCCTTACTCGGCATCGGCTTAGGCTTCGACGCTATAAATGCGGAGAGAAACCGTGGGACGTTAAGTCGGATCGTTTCACAGCCTATTCCTAGAGACTACCTGTTGAATGCCAAATTTGTGGCGACGTTAATCGTCATTAGTATCCTCATTTTTTCTCTGGGTCTCTTGGTTATGGGGACCGCTATCCTATCTATTGGTTTGCCCCCGACATGGGATGAGTTCTGGAGAGTCATCGCCTTCTTATGTCTCAGCGTCGTCTATATCGGCTTCTGGCTGAACCTTGCCATATTTTTCTCAGTACGGTTCAAACAAGCGGCAACGTCTGCCTTGGCTAGTATCGCCGTGTGGTTGTTTTTCAGTATCTTTTTCTCCATGATCGTGGGAATGGTGGGAAATGCCGCTATGCCCGATCAGAATTTAACACCGGGTAGCGCCTCTGAAAGCGCCATGTTCGTGCAAAACTTATCTCGCTTAAACCCAAACTACCTGTTCAGCGAGATTACCACGATTCTTTTAACGCCCCAGATACGTACACTGGGCCCATTATCGATGGAACAAGTGGTGGGTGCGATACCGAGTCCTTTACCACTCGGACAAAGTTTGTTACTCATCTGGCCCCAAGTTACAGGCTTGGTGGCAGCGACTGTCATCTGTTTCGGCATCTCCTATGTCAATTTCATGAGACAGGAAATCAGGGCATAG
- a CDS encoding M2 family metallopeptidase, protein MSVSAVNEFLQKQNEVLSKHHTDVTYASWMAATTGEDEWVEKTSAAQTALSLYYADQSLLEQVKQYRQLDGLAEEEKRQLGLLYAQCVQNQLPEETLKEMNDLSSELVHAFSTYRAEIDGAPINDNDIRQILVQSDDNAEREKAWYASKQIGRVVEERLIQLVKKRNAAAQSLGYENHHQMSFELNELDREFVFETFKQLKEASDDTYRAIKAEIDEELATRFGLSVEDLRPWHYADPFFQEAPPSKDIDLDPYFQDQDLEALTVQTFEDMGLEIRDMLQNSDLYPREGKNQHAFCTDIRRPDDVRVLCNNEQSHYWSTVMLHEFGHAVYSKYVDPNLPFMLRTYAHILGTEAIAMYYGRLTKDPVWFKRYLSIDSAEVDEMAPQLHKMLQKQMLIQARWMMAFTFFERELYEDPDQDLNRLWWEIVEDVQLVHPPERQDEPHWAAKIHFTLAPVYYQNYLLGELTTSQLHDYILEHVSEDIYTPAVGTYLKAHYFHPGAKYHWNEKLEKATGAKLDPQHFIRHFVPKRMEV, encoded by the coding sequence ATGAGTGTATCTGCCGTGAATGAGTTTTTACAGAAACAAAATGAGGTCCTATCTAAACACCATACTGATGTCACGTATGCGTCATGGATGGCCGCCACAACGGGCGAGGATGAGTGGGTGGAGAAAACGTCCGCAGCTCAAACGGCCCTGAGTCTCTACTATGCTGACCAATCACTTTTAGAGCAGGTGAAGCAGTATCGCCAATTGGACGGGTTAGCTGAGGAAGAGAAGAGACAGTTAGGCTTATTGTATGCCCAATGTGTTCAAAACCAACTTCCGGAAGAGACACTCAAAGAAATGAATGACCTCTCAAGTGAGCTTGTCCATGCCTTTAGCACGTATCGAGCTGAAATCGACGGTGCGCCGATCAACGATAATGACATCCGGCAAATCTTAGTCCAAAGTGATGACAATGCCGAGCGGGAAAAAGCGTGGTATGCGAGCAAGCAGATTGGCCGTGTGGTCGAAGAACGCCTCATCCAATTAGTTAAGAAGCGTAATGCAGCGGCGCAGTCCTTAGGTTATGAGAACCATCATCAGATGAGCTTTGAACTCAATGAGTTAGACCGAGAGTTTGTCTTTGAGACGTTTAAGCAGTTAAAAGAGGCTTCAGACGATACCTACCGAGCTATCAAAGCGGAGATCGATGAGGAACTGGCCACACGCTTTGGGCTTTCAGTAGAGGATTTACGTCCTTGGCATTATGCTGATCCCTTTTTCCAAGAAGCGCCGCCCTCTAAGGACATCGATCTTGATCCGTATTTCCAAGACCAAGATCTTGAGGCGCTAACGGTTCAGACGTTTGAAGACATGGGTCTAGAGATCCGAGATATGTTGCAGAACAGTGATTTGTATCCACGAGAAGGTAAGAACCAGCACGCGTTCTGTACGGACATTCGTCGGCCTGACGACGTCCGTGTCCTCTGTAACAATGAACAGTCCCATTACTGGAGTACCGTTATGCTTCATGAGTTTGGTCATGCCGTCTATTCCAAGTACGTCGATCCAAACTTGCCATTCATGTTGAGAACGTATGCGCATATTCTTGGAACAGAAGCCATCGCCATGTATTATGGCAGACTCACGAAAGACCCCGTATGGTTCAAACGCTACTTATCTATAGACTCAGCGGAAGTAGATGAGATGGCGCCTCAGCTTCATAAAATGCTACAAAAGCAGATGCTCATACAAGCCAGATGGATGATGGCTTTCACTTTCTTTGAGCGTGAGTTGTATGAAGATCCAGACCAAGACCTGAATCGACTGTGGTGGGAAATCGTGGAGGACGTCCAGCTCGTTCACCCTCCAGAACGCCAGGATGAACCTCACTGGGCAGCCAAAATTCACTTTACACTGGCGCCAGTCTACTACCAAAACTATCTGCTAGGGGAACTAACCACCTCACAGCTGCACGACTATATACTTGAACATGTGTCGGAGGACATCTATACACCAGCTGTGGGCACCTATCTGAAGGCACATTATTTCCACCCTGGGGCGAAGTATCACTGGAATGAGAAGCTAGAGAAAGCGACAGGGGCGAAGTTAGACCCTCAGCATTTTATCAGACATTTTGTGCCTAAGCGAATGGAGGTATAG
- a CDS encoding alpha/beta hydrolase gives MKNYKFDYPTKKQIYKAIGDRDLLLYIFEPESDTNENKPVILFFNGGSFKKDPITPVQFQHQARFFSKHNYVAICVDYRNGSDAGFTPVQAICDVKSAVRWVREHSSEMRIDSNKIIVCGASAGGYIAVSSIMFDSIDDDENEKQTDHLPNTLVVFGAGMDGIDIMKRRYPELLQKANEYSPIHNVKKCLPQTLWLVGTKDDLFHQNIEFIKLMREKGNDITLETYEDMEHGFFNYGRHNNKTWLNTSVKIKDYLESRGY, from the coding sequence TTGAAAAATTATAAGTTTGATTATCCAACTAAAAAACAAATATATAAAGCAATTGGAGATCGTGATTTACTACTGTATATTTTCGAACCTGAATCTGATACTAATGAAAATAAACCAGTAATACTTTTTTTTAATGGAGGTAGTTTCAAGAAGGATCCGATAACCCCTGTACAATTCCAACATCAGGCTCGTTTTTTTTCCAAGCATAATTATGTTGCAATTTGTGTTGATTACCGCAACGGTAGTGACGCAGGGTTTACACCAGTTCAAGCTATTTGCGATGTGAAGTCGGCGGTTCGTTGGGTTAGAGAACATTCTAGTGAAATGAGGATTGATTCCAATAAGATAATTGTCTGTGGTGCTTCGGCAGGAGGTTATATTGCTGTTTCTTCTATTATGTTTGATTCAATCGATGATGATGAAAATGAAAAACAAACTGATCATTTGCCAAATACATTAGTTGTTTTCGGAGCTGGCATGGACGGAATTGATATTATGAAAAGACGTTATCCAGAACTATTACAGAAAGCAAACGAGTATTCTCCTATACATAATGTAAAAAAATGTTTGCCTCAAACATTGTGGTTGGTAGGAACTAAGGATGATCTGTTTCACCAAAACATAGAATTTATAAAGTTGATGAGAGAGAAGGGGAACGATATTACCCTCGAGACCTATGAAGACATGGAACATGGCTTTTTTAATTATGGCAGACATAACAATAAAACGTGGTTAAATACGTCAGTAAAAATTAAAGACTACTTAGAATCTAGGGGCTACTAA
- a CDS encoding ABC transporter ATP-binding protein: MKETNKDPVGVSTKASVQETVKDSINENVNESAKASVSAKGSVKNTVKAPIIELQGLTKKYDERAVVNQLNLTIEKGEVFGLLGPNGAGKSTTILMMLGLSEPTHGVVKVCGLDATREPIQVKKRVGYLPDSVGFYEDRTGLENLIYTAMLNGQSRKTATDKASALLSQVGLEEAKDQKAGQYSRGMKQRLGLADVLIKAPEVIILDEPTLGIDPQGVQELLYLIRNLSQQQGITVLLSSHHLHQVQQICDRVGLFVEGKLLAQGNIQALSKQLLAREGITIEAQVSNVTEDLLASLRGLSKVMSVDIQADHTLLIKSEEDNAHEIASKIIQSGQSLHSLHTREHDLDDIYRLYFEGEGEVTHAAQSNL, encoded by the coding sequence ATGAAAGAGACGAACAAAGACCCTGTTGGAGTGTCTACAAAAGCATCTGTCCAAGAGACTGTTAAAGATTCTATTAATGAAAATGTTAATGAATCTGCTAAAGCATCTGTATCCGCTAAAGGATCAGTTAAGAATACAGTCAAAGCACCTATTATTGAACTTCAAGGGTTAACCAAAAAATATGATGAGAGAGCGGTTGTGAATCAACTTAACTTAACGATAGAAAAAGGCGAGGTGTTCGGTCTATTAGGTCCGAATGGCGCAGGAAAATCAACGACCATTCTTATGATGCTCGGCTTAAGCGAACCGACACACGGTGTGGTGAAGGTATGCGGACTAGATGCCACCCGGGAGCCCATTCAAGTTAAAAAAAGGGTGGGCTACCTGCCAGATTCGGTCGGATTTTATGAAGATCGGACTGGGCTGGAAAACCTGATCTACACCGCCATGCTTAACGGTCAATCTAGAAAGACCGCAACGGATAAAGCGAGTGCATTACTATCCCAAGTTGGTTTAGAAGAGGCAAAGGATCAAAAAGCTGGTCAATACTCTAGAGGGATGAAGCAACGCCTCGGCCTGGCCGATGTACTCATCAAAGCCCCTGAAGTGATTATCCTGGACGAACCCACGCTAGGGATAGACCCCCAAGGTGTCCAGGAGTTACTCTATCTGATCAGAAACCTCAGTCAACAGCAGGGGATTACCGTGTTACTTTCATCTCACCACCTGCATCAAGTACAACAGATATGTGACCGTGTGGGGCTATTTGTAGAAGGAAAGCTTCTGGCCCAAGGTAATATACAGGCTTTGTCTAAGCAGTTGTTAGCAAGGGAAGGCATCACGATCGAGGCACAAGTGTCAAACGTCACCGAAGACTTACTCGCCTCATTGAGAGGCTTATCTAAGGTGATGTCGGTTGACATACAGGCAGATCACACTTTACTGATTAAAAGTGAGGAAGACAACGCCCACGAGATAGCCTCTAAGATTATACAATCCGGGCAATCGCTACACAGCCTACACACGCGGGAGCATGACCTAGATGATATATACAGGCTTTACTTTGAAGGAGAGGGTGAGGTCACACATGCAGCTCAAAGCAATCTATGA
- the dapA gene encoding 4-hydroxy-tetrahydrodipicolinate synthase, which yields MNFGQVLTAMVTPFNNNGDIDFNATKTLVNYLINHGSDGLVVAGTTGESPTLTTEEKIALIQYVVEVVDGRVPVIAGTGSNHTRASVALTQQVETLGVDGVMLVTPYYNKPSQEGLYQHFSTIAQSTSLPVMLYNVPGRSVVNMSVDTVVRLSQIENIVSIKEASGDLDAMAEIISQTPSHFTLYSGDDSLTLPVLSIGGTGVISVASHIAGLEMQEMVNQYKKGEVDRAAYAHRHLLPLMKALFAAPSPSPVKSALNMRGISVGDVRLPMLPLDHEQEIALHETLQNTLLSINVEEAV from the coding sequence ATGAATTTTGGCCAAGTACTTACTGCAATGGTAACGCCGTTTAACAACAATGGAGATATAGACTTTAATGCGACAAAAACACTCGTCAATTACCTTATTAACCATGGATCTGATGGCTTAGTGGTTGCTGGTACAACGGGAGAATCGCCTACTTTAACCACGGAAGAGAAGATCGCGCTCATACAGTATGTGGTTGAAGTGGTAGACGGTAGAGTCCCTGTGATTGCCGGGACCGGTTCCAATCATACACGAGCATCCGTCGCCTTAACCCAACAAGTGGAAACGTTAGGTGTCGACGGTGTAATGCTGGTTACACCGTATTATAATAAACCTTCTCAAGAAGGCTTATATCAGCATTTTAGTACGATCGCGCAATCCACATCCTTGCCAGTGATGCTTTATAACGTGCCTGGTCGAAGCGTGGTGAACATGTCTGTAGACACTGTGGTGAGACTGTCTCAAATCGAGAATATCGTATCGATTAAAGAAGCGAGCGGTGATCTAGACGCGATGGCAGAGATCATCAGTCAAACACCAAGCCACTTCACTTTATACAGTGGCGATGATAGCCTGACACTGCCTGTTCTTTCAATCGGAGGTACAGGTGTCATATCCGTCGCTTCTCATATTGCCGGTCTTGAAATGCAAGAGATGGTAAATCAGTATAAAAAAGGTGAGGTGGACCGCGCTGCTTACGCTCATCGTCATCTTTTGCCATTAATGAAAGCCTTGTTTGCTGCACCAAGTCCGTCACCTGTGAAGTCAGCCTTAAACATGCGTGGTATCTCGGTAGGAGACGTTCGCTTACCGATGCTGCCATTGGATCATGAACAAGAAATAGCCTTACATGAAACGTTACAAAATACGTTACTGTCTATCAATGTGGAAGAAGCGGTGTGA
- a CDS encoding nitronate monooxygenase, which yields MSLSLQNELTDVLGIAYPVVQAGMAGGPTTPNLVSAVSEAGGLGTLGGAYLSPEQLGQAIHAIRKQTSAPFAVNLFVAEESLNWSRYDDVRPVIEQIYEDLDKDEKDDVTHGNVVHDDGDNRHRTPSPSASTEDLHHKRQTFTFDPPQRPAYTFAEQFEVLLSAEVPVISTAFGVLPPDAMDRAKKAGLKISTMITSVEEAIEAERQGSDCIVAQGTEAGGHRGTFTIRPHTDGENIGLMSLVPQVVDQVSVPVIAAGGIMDGRGLVAALALGAQGVQLGTRFLTCQESGAHPAYQEALRQADGSNTCLTQGFSGRPARGVKNRFIQRWEASGQAPLPFPTQNTLTKVIRGKAAQQHNAEFMSLWAGQSVGMLPKTRNPISAAEIVDNIITEAKRLLNYNLNQN from the coding sequence GTGTCACTTTCATTACAGAATGAGCTAACAGACGTGTTGGGTATCGCTTATCCGGTCGTGCAAGCCGGCATGGCTGGGGGACCGACAACCCCCAACCTTGTCTCTGCCGTTTCAGAAGCCGGAGGACTAGGGACCCTCGGAGGCGCGTACCTCTCTCCTGAACAGTTAGGGCAAGCGATACATGCGATTCGAAAGCAAACCTCTGCCCCGTTTGCTGTTAACCTCTTTGTGGCTGAAGAAAGCTTGAACTGGTCCCGTTATGACGATGTACGCCCTGTGATCGAACAAATATATGAGGACCTGGATAAAGATGAGAAGGACGACGTGACCCATGGCAACGTGGTCCATGACGACGGGGATAACAGGCACAGGACACCCTCACCGTCAGCATCAACAGAAGACTTACACCACAAACGCCAGACCTTTACGTTCGATCCACCTCAAAGACCAGCCTACACATTTGCAGAACAGTTTGAGGTGCTTCTATCGGCTGAAGTGCCTGTTATTAGTACTGCGTTTGGGGTATTACCACCAGATGCGATGGATAGGGCAAAAAAAGCAGGCCTTAAAATAAGCACAATGATCACCTCAGTTGAAGAAGCGATAGAGGCCGAACGGCAAGGAAGTGACTGTATTGTAGCGCAAGGAACAGAAGCGGGTGGACATAGAGGGACATTTACGATCCGCCCTCATACCGACGGGGAGAACATAGGCCTCATGAGCCTCGTCCCCCAAGTGGTGGATCAGGTTAGCGTGCCAGTGATAGCCGCAGGCGGCATCATGGATGGGCGAGGATTGGTGGCCGCCCTCGCTTTAGGTGCACAAGGGGTGCAGTTGGGGACACGTTTTCTGACCTGCCAGGAATCTGGTGCCCATCCTGCTTATCAGGAGGCTTTGCGCCAGGCGGACGGTTCGAACACTTGTTTAACACAGGGATTCTCAGGACGACCGGCACGAGGGGTCAAAAATCGGTTCATCCAGCGTTGGGAAGCCAGTGGGCAAGCCCCTTTACCGTTTCCTACACAAAATACTTTAACCAAAGTGATTCGTGGAAAAGCAGCCCAACAGCACAATGCTGAGTTTATGTCGCTATGGGCAGGTCAGAGTGTGGGCATGTTGCCAAAAACCCGTAACCCAATCTCAGCGGCGGAGATTGTGGACAACATCATAACAGAAGCGAAACGGTTACTCAATTATAATCTCAATCAAAACTAA
- a CDS encoding NUDIX domain-containing protein, with translation MQRIDVVYTLLTDETKTKLLMVKNKGRDEWTLPGGAVEIGETLEQAAVREAKEETGLDIEVYGVVAVNEAMLEKSQHHAIFVTFRGEIVGGEIEITRPEEISDVQWIDVHETDGLMPYYKEGLSTIVSKNTEVTYHNEGHVS, from the coding sequence GTGCAAAGAATAGACGTTGTTTACACCTTATTAACGGACGAAACAAAAACAAAGCTCTTGATGGTCAAGAATAAAGGGCGCGACGAGTGGACATTACCTGGCGGTGCCGTTGAAATCGGAGAAACACTAGAACAAGCGGCGGTGAGAGAAGCGAAGGAGGAAACAGGCCTAGATATTGAGGTATATGGCGTTGTCGCCGTCAATGAAGCAATGCTAGAAAAAAGCCAGCACCATGCCATTTTTGTCACGTTCCGGGGAGAGATTGTCGGTGGAGAGATAGAGATCACAAGACCAGAGGAAATCAGTGATGTGCAATGGATCGATGTCCACGAGACGGATGGCCTTATGCCTTATTATAAAGAAGGCTTAAGCACCATTGTCAGCAAGAATACGGAAGTCACGTATCATAATGAAGGTCATGTGTCGTAA